The following coding sequences lie in one Rutidosis leptorrhynchoides isolate AG116_Rl617_1_P2 chromosome 4, CSIRO_AGI_Rlap_v1, whole genome shotgun sequence genomic window:
- the LOC139840435 gene encoding uncharacterized protein produces MWRVLNRKIPVRTELDKRGIDLDSVRCPSCDDDIESIDHVMFFCRSSLDVWERVYKWWNLGGVSNLSLSEAFRGNCIRPLSRSGKLIWQALEWTCAYLIWRNRNLKVFSNKSWNSSSTLMDIQLKSYEWIASRYSKEKIEWLDWLTNPIKFCVE; encoded by the coding sequence ATGTGGAGGGTGTTAAACAGGAAGATCCCGGTCCGTACCGAACTTGACAAAAGAGGTATTGACTTGGACTCCGTTAGATGCCCTTCATGTGACGATGATATTGAATCCATTGACCATGTAATGTTCTTTTGTCGATCTTCATTGGACGTTTGGGAAAGAGTTTATAAATGGTGGAATCTCGGTGGAGTCTCTAATCTAAGTTTAAGTGAGGCCTTTCGAGGTAATTGTATTCGCCCTTTATCGAGGTCGGGTAAGCTAATTTGGCAAGCTTTGGAGTGGACTTGTGCGTATCTCATTTGGCGTAATCGTAACCTCAAAGTTTTCTCGAACAAAAGTTGGAATAGTTCTTCGACTCTTATGGACATCCAATTGAAATCATATGAGTGGATTGCTTCGCGTTATTCAAAAGAGAAAATCGAGTGGCTTGATTGGTTAACTAACCCTATTAAGTTTTGTGTTGAATGA
- the LOC139840352 gene encoding uncharacterized protein, whose product MIERSLTIGMCKVMPKAGPTVPSTATSMEAAKVASSPKVEVATDLFEETVFIRFALKNTISVRPMNKKFRICQITSMNVGFTVTITVSLADGCESVGFTVTITGVLNKMKLNYEFRRLKMYFLRLQSLCLKLCIRLSMWQIGLLI is encoded by the exons ATGATTGAGAGAAGTTTGACTATAGGCATGTGTAAG GTGATGCCGAAAGCTGGGCCCACAGTCCCATCTACTGCGACATCGATGGAAGCTGCGAAAGTGGCATCTTCTCCCAAAGTGGAGGTTGCTACTGATCTTTTCGAAGAAACCGTTTTCATACGATTCGCACTAAAGAATACCATTTCAGTCAG ACCCATGAACAAGAAATTCAGAATATGCCAAATCACCTCCATGAACGTTGGTTTTACGGTCACAATTACAGTGTCACTTGCAGATGGGTGTGAATCTGTGGGTTTTACAGTCACAATTACA GGAGTATTGAACAAAATGAAGCTGAATTATGAATTCAGAAGGTTGAAAATGTACTTTTTAAGGCTGCAAAGCCTTTGTCTTAAACTCTGTATCCGTCTCAGCATGTGGCAAATAGGATTGCTGATCTGA
- the LOC139839897 gene encoding elongator complex protein 3: MTTTTTATVTTDTRKLPRPGRGGVISLGLTEEESRVRAIAEIVNNMVELSHNGENVDLNALKSAACRKYGLSRAPKLVEMIAALPDAEREVLLPKLRAKPVRTASGIAVVAVMSKPHRCPHIATTGNICVYCPGGPDSDFEYSTQSYTGYEPTSMRAIRARYNPYVQARSRIDQLKRLGHSVDKVEFILMGGTFMSLPAEYRDYFIRNLHDALSGHTSANVEEAVAYSEHGATKCIGMTIETRPDYCLGPHLRQMLSYGCTRLEIGVQSTYEDVARDTNRGHTVAAVADCFALAKDAGFKVVAHMMPDLPNVGVERDMESFKEFFESPRFRADGLKIYPTLVIRGTGLYELWKTGRYRNYPPEQLVDIVARILALVPPWTRVYRVQRDIPMPLVTSGVEKGNLRELALARMDDLGLKCRDVRTREAGIQDIHHKIRPDEVQLVRRDYTANEGWETFLSYEDTRQDILVGLLRLRRCGKNVTCPELVGKCSIVRELHVYGTAVPVHGRDADKLQHQGYGTLLMEEAERIARREHRSTKIAVISGVGTRHYYRKLGYELEGPYMMKYLV; this comes from the exons ATGACGACAACAACGACGGCGACGGTCACAACCGACACCAGAAAGCTTCCACGTCCAGGCCGTGGCGGCGTCATCTCACTAGGACTAACCGAAGAAGAATCACGAGTTCGAGCCATAGCTGAAATCGTCAATAACATGGTAGAACTCTCACATAACGGCGAAAATGTTGACCTAAATGCCCTAAAATCAGCCGCGTGCCGTAAATACGGTCTATCACGTGCTCCGAAGCTCGTTGAAATGATCGCTGCGTTACCTGATGCTGAACGTGAGGTTTTATTGCCTAAACTTCGAGCGAAACCGGTCCGAACCGCATCTGGAATTGCAGTTGTTGCGGTTATGTCGAAACCGCATCGGTGTCCGCATATTGCTACAACGGGGAATATATGTGTGTATTGTCCTGGTGGACCTGATTCGGATTTTGAGTATAGTACACAGTCTTATACTGGATATGAGCCTACAAGTATGCGAGCTATTCGTGCTAG ATATAACCCATATGTCCAAGCCAGGAGCAGGATTGATCAGCTTAAGCGATTGGGTCATAGTGTAGATAAG GTTGAATTCATCTTGATGGGTGGCACTTTCATGTCATTACCAGCTGAATACCGGGACTACTTTATTAGGAATCTTCATGATGCTTTATCGGGGCACACTTCTGCAAATGTTGAAGAGGCAGTTGCTTATTCTGAGCATGGTGCTACTAAATGTATTGGGATGACTATTGAGAC GAGACCAGACTACTGTCTTGGGCCTCATTTGCGACAAATGCTTTCTTATGGTTGTACGCGATTAGAAATTGGGGTCCAGAGCACATACGAGGATGTTGCTCGTGATACCAATAGAGGCCACACGGTAGCAGCTGTTGCCGATTGCTTTGCTTTGGCAAAAGATGCTGGTTTTAAG GTGGTTGCTCATATGATGCCTGATCTTCCAAATGTTGGCGTTGAGAGGGATATGGAAAGTTTCAAGGAGTTCTTTGAGAGTCCTCGCTTTAGAGCTGATGGGCTCAAAATATATCCAACACTTGTTATTCGTGGAACAGGTCTTTATGAGCTCTGGAAAACTGGCAG GTATAGAAACTACCCTCCAGAGCAGCTTGTAGACATTGTGGCTCGAATCTTGGCCCTGGTACCTCCATGGACACGTGTATACAGGGTTCAGAGAGATATTCCTATGCCTCTCGTCACCTCTGGTGTTGAAAAAGGGAATCTTCGAGAGCTTGCTTTAGCTCGTATGGACGATTTGGGCTTAAAATGCAGAGATGTTCGTACACGTGAAGCTGGGATTCAA GATATTCACCATAAAATTAGACCAGATGAAGTTCAGCTTGTTAGGCGAGATTATACTGCCAATGAGGGATGGGAAACTTTCCTTTCGTATGAAGACACACGACAG GATATTCTTGTTGGATTACTTCGTCTGAGAAGATGCGGTAAGAACGTAACATGCCCAGAACTTGTTGGGAAATGCTCCATTGTTCGTGAACTCCATGTTTATGGAACTGCTGTTCCAGTACATGGCCGTGATGCTGATAAACTACAACACCAG GGGTATGGCACACTGCTTATGGAGGAAGCAGAGCGAATTGCTCGTAGGGAGCATAGGTCAACAAAGATAGCTGTTATTTCAGGTGTAGGAACACGACATTACTATAGGAAATTGGGTTACGAGCTCGAAGGTCCTTACATGATGAAGTATCTTGTATAA
- the LOC139843449 gene encoding uncharacterized protein isoform X1: MSHKCKLHPGNDIFRDQEEHKIHVDVNEWRCGYCKKSFRAEKFLDQHFDNRHYNLLNVTHTNCLADLCGALHCDHVANSAVPKTKCNPAAAARNRHLCESLADSCFPVHQGPSAGRLHELFLRQFCDAHTCSGKSKPFGRGGKKHTSIFYLAISILIMMLLPIFYIIVYLYQREMRKGTQVLRRISKPNLKKKPS, from the exons ATGTCACATAAGTGTAAGCTTCATCCTGGCAATGACATTTTTAGAGATCAAGAGGAACACAAGATTCACGTGGACGTGAATGAATGGCGTTGTGGATACTGTAAGAAAAGCTTTCGAGCAGAGAAATTTCTTGATCAACATTTTGACAACAGGCACTACAATCTTCTAAATGTT ACTCACACCAATTGTTTGGCGGATCTATGTGGAGCATTGCATTGTGATCATGTAGCTAATTCTGCTGTTCCAAAAACAAAGTGCAACCCTGCAGCTGCAGCAAGAAACCGTCACTTATGTGAG AGTCTTGCAGACAGCTGTTTTCCTGTTCATCAGGGTCCATCGGCAGGCCGACTTCATG AACTATTTTTGCGCCAGTTTTGTGATGCCCACACTTGTTCAGGCAAAAGCAAGCCTTTTGGTAGGGGAGGCAAG AAGCATACCAGCATATTTTACTTGGCTATATCAATATTGATCATGATGCTGCTCCCTATCTTCTATATAATTGTATATTTGTACCAAAG AGAAATGAGAAAGGGCACTCAGGTACTGAGGCGCATCTCAAAACCAAATCTAAAGAAAAAGCCATCATAG
- the LOC139843449 gene encoding uncharacterized protein isoform X2, with translation MSHKCKLHPGNDIFRDQEEHKIHVDVNEWRCGYCKKSFRAEKFLDQHFDNRHYNLLNVTHTNCLADLCGALHCDHVANSAVPKTKCNPAAAARNRHLCESLADSCFPVHQGPSAGRLHGKNYFCASFVMPTLVQAKASLLVGEARSIPAYFTWLYQY, from the exons ATGTCACATAAGTGTAAGCTTCATCCTGGCAATGACATTTTTAGAGATCAAGAGGAACACAAGATTCACGTGGACGTGAATGAATGGCGTTGTGGATACTGTAAGAAAAGCTTTCGAGCAGAGAAATTTCTTGATCAACATTTTGACAACAGGCACTACAATCTTCTAAATGTT ACTCACACCAATTGTTTGGCGGATCTATGTGGAGCATTGCATTGTGATCATGTAGCTAATTCTGCTGTTCCAAAAACAAAGTGCAACCCTGCAGCTGCAGCAAGAAACCGTCACTTATGTGAG AGTCTTGCAGACAGCTGTTTTCCTGTTCATCAGGGTCCATCGGCAGGCCGACTTCATGGTAAG AACTATTTTTGCGCCAGTTTTGTGATGCCCACACTTGTTCAGGCAAAAGCAAGCCTTTTGGTAGGGGAGGCAAG AAGCATACCAGCATATTTTACTTGGCTATATCAATATTGA
- the LOC139843449 gene encoding uncharacterized protein isoform X3: MLYTHTNCLADLCGALHCDHVANSAVPKTKCNPAAAARNRHLCESLADSCFPVHQGPSAGRLHELFLRQFCDAHTCSGKSKPFGRGGKKHTSIFYLAISILIMMLLPIFYIIVYLYQREMRKGTQVLRRISKPNLKKKPS; the protein is encoded by the exons ATGTTGTAT ACTCACACCAATTGTTTGGCGGATCTATGTGGAGCATTGCATTGTGATCATGTAGCTAATTCTGCTGTTCCAAAAACAAAGTGCAACCCTGCAGCTGCAGCAAGAAACCGTCACTTATGTGAG AGTCTTGCAGACAGCTGTTTTCCTGTTCATCAGGGTCCATCGGCAGGCCGACTTCATG AACTATTTTTGCGCCAGTTTTGTGATGCCCACACTTGTTCAGGCAAAAGCAAGCCTTTTGGTAGGGGAGGCAAG AAGCATACCAGCATATTTTACTTGGCTATATCAATATTGATCATGATGCTGCTCCCTATCTTCTATATAATTGTATATTTGTACCAAAG AGAAATGAGAAAGGGCACTCAGGTACTGAGGCGCATCTCAAAACCAAATCTAAAGAAAAAGCCATCATAG